One genomic region from Argentina anserina chromosome 2, drPotAnse1.1, whole genome shotgun sequence encodes:
- the LOC126784029 gene encoding uncharacterized protein LOC126784029 — protein MSVDTAAAVKKEVQNMFQAGIIQPAKYSQWLSNIVPVRKKNGKIHVCVDYRNLNVETPKDVYPMPVADMLVDAVVGHELLSFMDGTAGYHQIPVYEPDRQKTAFRCPGFTGVFEYNNMTNAGATYQRAMNLIFHDVLGGKNLRTVFTRMRKHKLRMNPTKCIFGVRSGDFLGFIVHERGIEIAEDKAKAVLDASAPRNKKELQSLLGKINFLRRFISNSAGKTAVFSPLMRLKADQKFQWGPEPVFDKIKEYLTHPPVLRPPQPGIPLKLYISASPYSIAGLLAQDGDGEGGKKIEHAVYYLSRTLLEVETRYSPIEKLCLALYFIGTKLRHYILSFTTVVVAQTDLVKYMLTRPMLRGWIAQLATGIRLADGVRERILKVQRRTLPSFMARIEIKDEWLVAVIDSIDVDWQQLIIQYLIDPSTPVDKRVRYLATNYVLRGDELLRRAEDGLYLRCIYGADVRRAYERFIVAIVVLTKLHKHILLATDFFTKWVDAIPVKTTFAEVITDFIYKYIITRYGIPECLVADSGAGFMAEKTQKFLADYGIKFLHSSPYYAQSNGQAKSLRVREHHQLIGEDYVQAMYQEHEDLDSRCMESFNSLIAEKKKIARLYDKRTRGRSFGVGDLVWQACLPYGERVDSRGKWSAKWEGPFVIDRVMGNGAYYLRDTDGNVHRNPMNGRHLKKYFPSVWEYEDPPAAVHAK, from the exons ATGAGTGTAGACACAGCAGCAGCAGTCAAGAAAGAGGTTCAAAACATGTTTCAAGCCGGTATTATCCAACCAGCTAAATATTCTCAGTGGTTGTCTAACATAGTACCAGTGCGGAAGAAGAATGGCAAAATTCATGTTTGTGTCGACTACAGGAATCTTAATGTTGAAACACCAAAAGATGTATATCCCATGCCCGTGGCAGATATGTTGGTAGATGCAGTCGTAGGACACGAGTTACTATCTTTTATGGATGGCACAGCTGGTTATCACCAGATTCCTGTTTATGAACCGGATAGACAAAAAACAGCGTTTCGATGTCCAGGGTTCACTGGAGTGTTTGAGTATAACAATATGACCAATGCAGGGGCTACGTACCAGCGAGCAATGAACCTAATTTTCCATGATGTACTGGGAGGCAAGAATTTAAGGACAGTGTTCACCAGAATGAGAAAGCACAAGCTCAGGATGAATCCAACTAAATGCATTTTTGGGGTTCGATCAGGAGACTTCTTGGGTTTCATAGTGCATGAAAGAGGTATTGAAATTGCAGAGGACAAGGCAAAAGCGGTTCTAGATGCTTCGGCACCTAGGAACAAGAAGGAACTTCAGAGTTTGCTTGGGAAAATAAACTTCCTTCGACGCTTTATTTCTAATTCAGCTGGCAAAACCGCagttttttctcctttgatgAGACTTAAAGCAGATCAGAAATTTCAGTGGGGACCTGAGCCAGTTTTTGATAAAATCAAGGAATACCTTACTCACCCACCTGTTCTTAGACCTCCACAGCCTGGAATACCGTTGAAGCTATACATCTCAGCTTCCCCTTACTCAATAGCAGGACTCTTAGCACAAGATGGTGATGGAGAGGGGGGCAAGAAGATTGAACATGCAGTTTACTACTTGAGCCGGACCTTATTAGAGGTTGAAACTAGATACTCGCCAATTGAGAAGTTGTGTTTAGCTTTGTACTTTATTGGTACTAAGCTCCGCCATTACATACTGTCTTTTACCACGGTGGTGGTGGCACAAACTGATTTAGTGAAGTATATGCTTACCAGACCTATGCTTAGGGGTTGGATTG CACAGTTGGCTACTGGTATCCGCTTGGCAGACGGCGTTCGCGAGAGGATTTTAAAGGTTCAGAGACGCACATTACCTTCCTTTATGGCAAGGATAGAAATTAAAGATGAATGGTTGGTGGCTGTTATTGACTCTATTGATGTAGATTGGCAACAACTAATTATCCAGTACCTTATTGATCCGTCTACACCTGTGGACAAGAGGGTTAGATATTTGGCTACAAACTATGTTCTTCGAGGTGATGAACTCTTACGCAGGGCAGAAGATGGCTTGTACCTAAGATGCATCTATGGAGCTGACGTAAGACGTGCTTACGAGAGGTTCATTGTGGCAATTGTGGTTCTTACCAAGCTG CACAAGCACATTCTACTTGCTACAGATTTCTTCACCAAGTGGGTAGATGCTATACCAGTCAAGACAACATTTGCAGAGGTGATCACTGACTTTATCTACAAATATATTATCACCAGATATGGCATCCCAGAGTGTTTGGTAGCAGACAGTGGGGCAGGTTTCATGGCTGAAAAGACTCAGAAGTTCTTAGCTGATTATGGAATCAAGTTTCTGCATTCTAGTCCTTATTATGCTCAATCGAATGGCCAAGCAAAA TCACTGAGGGTTCGCGAGCACCACCAGTTGATTGGCGAAGACTATGTCCAGGCTATGTATCAAGAACATGAAGACTTGGATTCTCGATGTATGGAATCTTTCAACAGCCTTATtgcagaaaagaagaagatagcaCGGCTATATGACAAACGAACGAGAGGACGCAGCTTTGGAGTTGGGGACTTAGTTTGGCAAGCTTGTTTGCCTTACGGTGAACGAGTTGATAGTCGTGGTAAATGGTCTGCTAAATGGGAAGGTCCTTTTGTGATTGATCGAGTGATGGGAAATGGAGCTTACTACCTTCGCGACACTGATGGGAATGTTCACAGAAATCCTATGAATGGTCGCCATCTTAAGAAGTACTTCCCTAGTGTTTGGGAATATGAAGATCCACCGGCAGCGGTGCATGCAAAGTAA
- the LOC126784030 gene encoding LOW QUALITY PROTEIN: alanine--tRNA ligase, chloroplastic/mitochondrial-like (The sequence of the model RefSeq protein was modified relative to this genomic sequence to represent the inferred CDS: inserted 2 bases in 2 codons; deleted 2 bases in 2 codons; substituted 2 bases at 2 genomic stop codons), translating to MASLKLPHPLRNACHVLPLPASSLLPNSTFPFYRGRRVSVSTGFITSSTVALFSPNIFPSRHCSVKQARSTQFSTRSTSDAVQSETDNLVEDKAKDLSPSGDSIRRRFIDFYAKRGHKVLPSASLVPDDPTVLLTNCMNVPNNYETDLIYPIIEKTSELANVSYSLADDNSKLNLKIIGDHTRAIVYLISDGVVRSNIGRXYVVXRLIRRAVRIGRMLGIKGDGQGNLEGAFLPIIAEKVIELSTHINPDVRGRAARIFVELKREELKFVQTLERGEKLLDQMLVEALLTAKESGTIPCLSGKDAFLLYDTYGFPVEITTEVAEERGVGIDMHGFDVEMENQRRQSQAAHSAVKLAMGNSADVTKNIPDTEFLGYESLSARAVVESILVDGNPVVQVSKGNDVDVLLNXTPFFVESGGQIGDNGCLYIPGENQLDVVMEIIDVQKSLGNIFVHKGTIREGVLEVGREVEAAVDARLRQRAKVHHTSTHLLQSALKKVIGQDTSQAGSLVAFDRLRFDFNFHRPITGSELEEIEKLVNRWIGDATSLQTKAMPLADAKEAGAIAMFGEKYGEEVXMFKIISEQGIAFGVRRIEAVAGEAFIEYVNSRDYYMKQLCSTLKVKAEEVTNRVDNLLEELRMTRNEVSSLRAKAAVYKASHLAAKAVSVGTSNNIRVLVESMDDIDADSLKKAAESLIDTLQDPAAVILGSCPGDEKVSLVAAFTPGVVKLGLRAGKFIGPIAKLCGGGGGGERPNFAQAGGRKPENLSDALEKARSEIFLLLSEKAS from the exons ATGGCGAGCCTGAAGCTCCCACATCCTTTACGCAATGCCTGCCATGTCCTTCCACTTCCAGCTTCGAGCTTATTGCCCAACTCAACATTCCCCTTCTACAGAGGCCGCAGAGTTTCCGTTTCCACCG GCTTTATCACATCATCAACCGTAGCCCTCTTTTCTCCCAATATCTTTCCCTCCAGGCACTGCAGTGTAAAACAAGCTCGGAGCACACAATTTAGCACTAGAAGTACATCAG ATGCTGTACAGTCTGAAACGGATAATCTGGTGGAGGATAAGGCTAAGGATCTGTCCCCAAGTGGGGATTCTATACGCCGTCGATTTATTGATTTTTATGCTAAACGTGGTCATAAGGTTCTTCCAAGTGCCTCTCTTGTGCCAGATGATCCCACAGTTCTACTCACCAATTGCATGAAT gttCCAAACAACTATGAAACTGACCTGATTTATCCAATTATAGAGAAGACCTCAGAATTGGCAAATGTATCATATAGCTTAGCTGATGATAATTCAAAATTGAACCTCAAA atcataggAGATCATACACGTGCAATTGTCTATCTCATTTCAGATGGTGTTGTTCGTTCAAATATTGGAA GGTATGTGGTTTGACGGCTAATCAGAAGGGCTGTTCGTATTGGTAGGATGCTTGGTATTAAGGGGGATGGTCAGGGAAACCTTGAAGGAGCATTTTTACCTATCATTGCAGAAAAAGTAATAGAGTTGAGCACCCATATAAATCCGGATGTAAGAGGTAGAGCAGCCCGTATTTTTGTAGAGTTAAAAAGGGAAGAACTAAAATTTGTACAGACATTGGAGAGAGGTGAAAAGCTACTTGACCAAATGCTAGTTGAGGCATTATTAACTGCCAAAGAAAGTGGAACCATACCATGCTTGTCTGGCAAAGATgcgtttcttttgtatgataCATATGGGTTTCCTGTCGAAATAACGACAGAAGTGGCTGAAGAACGTGGTGTAGGTATAGATATGCATGGTTTTGATGTTGAAATGGAAAATCAAAGGCGGCAATCTCAGGCTGCACATAGTGCTGTTAAACTTGCCATGGGAAATAGTGCAGATGTTACAAAGAATATTCCAGACACTGAGTTTCTCGGGTATGAAAGCCTTTCTGCAAGAGCAGTAGTGGAAAGTATTTTAGTGGATGGGAATCCAGTCGTACAGGTTTCAAAAGGAAATGATGTAGATGTATTGTTAAACTGAACTCCATTCTTTGTAGAATCTGGTGGTCAGATTGGAGATAATGGATGTTTATATATTCCAGGTGAAAACCAACTTGATGTTGTTATGGAAATAATAGACGTACAAAAATCATTGGGTAATATATTTGTACACAAGGGTACAATCAGAGAGGGAGTTCTAGAGGTTGGCAGAGAAGTTGAAGCGGCAGTAGATGCAAGACTCAGGCAACGAGCTAAG GTGCATCATACTTCTACTCATTTGCTGCAATCTGCACTAAAGAAAGTTATAGGTCAGGATACTTCACAAGCTGGTTCACTGGTGGCTTTTGACCGTCTAagatttgatttcaatttcCACCGGCCAATCACTGGCagtgagcttgaagagattgaAAAATTGGTTAATAGATGGATTGGGGATGCAACATCGCTTCAAACTAAAGCGATGCCTCTTGCTGATGCAAAAGAGGCAGGGGCTATAGCAATGTTTGGTGAAAAATATGGCGAAGAGG TAATGTTCAAAATAATTTCAGAGCAGGGTATCGCATTTGGAGTCAGGCGAATAGAAGCTGTGGCTGGTGAAGCGTTTATTGAATATGTCAATTCCAGAGATTATTATATGAAACAGCTGTGTTCCACCCTCAAA GTGAAAGCTGAAGAAGTAACAAACAGAGTAGACAATCTATTAGAGGAGCTACGAATGACAAGGAATGAAGTTTCTAGTTTGCGTGCAAAGGCTGCTGTTTATAAAGCATCACACTTGGCTGCCAAGGCAGTTTCTGTGGGAACTTCAAACAATATCAG GGTACTAGTTGAATCTATGGATGACATCGATGCTGATTCACTAAAAAAGGCAGCTGAATCTCTGATAGATACGCTACAAGATCCGGCCGCTGTAATATTGGGCTCTTGTCCAGGTGATGAGAAGGTAAGCTTGGTTGCAGCATTCACTCCAGGGGTTGTGAAGTTGGGACTACGGGCAGGGAAGTTTATAGGGCCTATAGCTAAGCTGTgtggtggggggggggggggg gagagacCCAATTTCGCTCAGGCAGGTGGGAGGAAGCCTGAGAATTTGTCTGATGCACTTGAA AAGGCTCGATCAGAAATCTTCTTACTTCTCTCTGAAAAGGCAAGTTAA